A single Sulfurimonas aquatica DNA region contains:
- a CDS encoding tetratricopeptide repeat protein — protein sequence MFKWILLPILFINLYALEVSMDSAKDDFLRYSILNISDSKDFVCEEQKNDFEVTTEIICAFLKRPSQSIKKIQNDFFKVDTFIKKDTFFISVKPYHKIKLRAEVFDLTKDSTTYEADVTLSKKWIIFGYEDKLPLIKNIQRPEISINFPFFSDKDKLPYVGSLDIKGNPVHIKKVGDVTDYLQVKKYYKAKKYEQCMELADDILMKYPNTLFKAELLYYKIKLYSKLKDYDNVISHSKVFLREYSSDENIPEILSYTAKAYAQIGINIDADYFFDRLFSEHPDSVYTQWAYIYKGEMFEASGGDSKAVFYYKKALYETQNVDVAVSAAYKLAFIRQSESFKDSAKYIDKIINANQSFFMHDLRKSKTIMHNFADGGDYETAQKIANALLNSIDATNDDYETYLSEKALWLAKTDNKQDALVALNTYLKQFPDGEFEHRVQIAKDALFFDTTESNSSVKLVEYDKLIEDYANDSIGNRALYEKAKLQLSEGMYSKVLEAKEELSYLDIQEYSDTDEMINEAAIGVMKKSLESKECKDVLVISNDYNITLSNEWDDGIYDCAMMGGDYQLSKNIAEKNLKSEDISLRKKWLYRYIKVDFATGNYSNVIDASKDLIALIEDDKDSEYKDIYRYIFDTYDRVEKKDEMVSAMSKIENIFGTTYIDIDRYIAVMSIGSKRKDDTMVISFGSKVMDIQRSSNSKAQSPYVEFTLYQSYINKEDYIKALEVIESLDNVELDKTQRARQKYLLGTTLTKLWRDDEAKVAYKQAIEADGESAWAKLAKSAQEI from the coding sequence TTGTTTAAATGGATACTCTTACCCATCCTCTTTATTAATCTTTATGCACTTGAAGTTTCTATGGATAGTGCTAAAGATGATTTCTTACGCTATTCAATTCTAAATATTTCAGACTCTAAAGATTTTGTTTGTGAAGAACAAAAAAATGATTTTGAGGTTACAACTGAAATAATATGTGCATTTTTAAAAAGACCATCGCAAAGTATAAAAAAAATACAAAATGATTTTTTTAAAGTTGATACATTTATAAAAAAGGATACATTTTTCATATCTGTAAAGCCTTATCATAAAATTAAATTAAGAGCTGAAGTATTTGATCTTACAAAAGATAGTACTACATATGAAGCAGATGTGACTCTGTCGAAAAAATGGATTATCTTTGGATATGAAGATAAATTACCTCTTATTAAAAATATTCAAAGACCAGAAATAAGTATTAATTTTCCATTTTTTTCAGACAAAGACAAACTTCCATATGTAGGTAGCTTAGATATTAAGGGAAATCCTGTACATATTAAAAAGGTAGGTGACGTAACAGATTATCTTCAGGTAAAAAAGTACTATAAAGCGAAGAAGTATGAGCAGTGCATGGAACTAGCAGACGATATTTTGATGAAGTATCCAAATACACTCTTTAAAGCAGAACTTTTATATTACAAGATAAAACTATACTCTAAATTAAAAGATTATGACAATGTTATTAGTCATTCAAAAGTTTTTTTGAGGGAATACTCTTCAGATGAAAATATTCCAGAAATTCTTTCCTATACTGCAAAGGCTTATGCACAAATTGGTATTAACATAGACGCAGACTACTTCTTTGATAGACTCTTTAGTGAACATCCAGACTCTGTTTATACACAATGGGCTTATATTTATAAGGGTGAAATGTTTGAAGCATCAGGTGGGGACTCTAAAGCAGTTTTTTACTATAAAAAAGCTCTTTATGAAACACAAAATGTGGATGTAGCAGTAAGTGCAGCATATAAACTAGCATTTATTAGACAGTCTGAGTCTTTTAAAGACTCAGCAAAATATATAGATAAAATCATTAATGCAAACCAATCTTTTTTTATGCATGACCTAAGAAAATCTAAGACAATTATGCATAATTTTGCTGATGGCGGTGACTATGAAACAGCGCAAAAGATTGCTAATGCTTTACTTAATTCGATTGATGCTACAAACGATGATTATGAAACATACTTAAGTGAAAAAGCTCTATGGCTAGCAAAGACTGATAATAAACAAGATGCTTTAGTCGCTTTAAATACCTATCTTAAACAGTTTCCTGATGGTGAGTTTGAGCATAGAGTCCAAATTGCAAAAGACGCACTCTTTTTTGATACAACGGAGTCAAACAGTTCGGTTAAACTTGTAGAGTATGACAAACTTATAGAAGATTACGCGAATGATTCTATTGGTAACCGCGCTCTATATGAAAAAGCTAAGTTACAACTCTCAGAGGGTATGTACAGTAAGGTCTTAGAGGCTAAAGAAGAGCTTTCATATTTAGATATTCAAGAGTACTCTGACACAGATGAAATGATTAATGAAGCGGCTATTGGTGTTATGAAAAAATCATTAGAATCTAAAGAGTGTAAAGATGTACTAGTAATCTCAAATGATTATAACATCACTCTTTCAAATGAATGGGATGATGGGATATATGATTGTGCAATGATGGGTGGAGATTATCAACTATCTAAAAACATAGCAGAGAAGAATTTAAAATCTGAAGATATATCATTAAGAAAGAAGTGGCTCTATAGATATATAAAAGTTGACTTTGCTACTGGAAATTATAGCAATGTAATAGATGCCTCAAAAGATCTAATAGCACTCATTGAAGATGACAAGGATTCTGAGTATAAAGATATTTATAGATATATCTTTGATACATATGATAGAGTTGAGAAAAAAGATGAGATGGTATCAGCTATGTCTAAAATTGAAAATATTTTTGGGACTACTTATATAGATATTGATAGATACATTGCAGTAATGTCTATAGGAAGTAAGAGAAAAGATGACACAATGGTAATATCATTTGGCTCAAAAGTGATGGATATACAGAGATCTTCAAACTCAAAAGCTCAAAGTCCATATGTTGAGTTTACACTTTATCAGTCATATATAAATAAAGAAGATTATATTAAAGCTTTAGAGGTTATAGAGTCTTTAGATAATGTAGAACTTGATAAAACACAAAGAGCTAGACAAAAGTACTTATTAGGGACAACATTAACAAAGCTATGGAGAGATGATGAGGCTAAGGTGGCATATAAACAAGCTATAGAAGCAGATGGTGAATCTGCTTGGGCAAAGTTAGCAAAGAGTGCACAGGAGATTTAA
- the dapB gene encoding 4-hydroxy-tetrahydrodipicolinate reductase, with protein sequence MIKVGVYGASGRVGKLLLEDLKSTPDMSLSCVYVRGTLDFSIDPSVLVTSDLKSFLSASDIIIDFSLPDACEALLEQATKTPKPLVIGTTGLNTHQLNLLKDASQIMPILYATNMSLGVALLNKLVYQASAALEGFDIEIVEMHHKHKKDAPSGTALTLSESAANGRGLNIEDVRVSGRDGNIGERSKDEISVMALRGGDIVGRHTVGFYNDGEFIELNHTATSRSTFSKGAIRAGKWLSDKEAGLYSISDCLEL encoded by the coding sequence ATGATAAAAGTTGGTGTATATGGTGCAAGTGGTCGTGTTGGAAAGTTACTTCTTGAAGATTTGAAATCTACTCCTGATATGAGTTTGAGTTGTGTCTATGTTAGAGGCACACTAGACTTTTCAATCGATCCATCCGTTCTAGTTACTTCTGACTTGAAATCTTTTTTAAGTGCCTCTGATATCATCATAGATTTTTCTCTTCCTGATGCTTGTGAAGCACTCCTTGAACAAGCAACAAAAACACCAAAACCTCTTGTTATAGGTACTACAGGATTAAATACTCATCAATTAAATCTTTTAAAAGATGCAAGTCAAATTATGCCTATCTTGTATGCTACAAATATGTCTCTTGGAGTTGCACTTTTAAACAAGCTAGTATACCAGGCATCAGCTGCTCTAGAAGGCTTTGATATAGAAATAGTAGAGATGCATCATAAACATAAAAAAGATGCTCCTAGTGGTACTGCTCTTACTCTGAGTGAGTCTGCGGCTAATGGTCGAGGTTTAAATATAGAAGATGTAAGAGTGAGTGGTAGAGATGGAAATATTGGCGAGAGATCCAAAGATGAGATTTCAGTAATGGCTCTTCGTGGTGGTGATATAGTTGGCCGCCATACTGTAGGGTTTTACAATGATGGTGAATTTATAGAGTTAAACCATACCGCAACCTCTAGAAGTACTTTTTCTAAAGGAGCTATTCGTGCTGGTAAATGGCTAAGCGACAAAGAAGCTGGTCTTTATAGCATAAGTGACTGCTTAGAGCTTTAA